The Tolypothrix sp. PCC 7712 DNA segment CAAGTTTTTTGAAAAAATTGTACGGTAAGAAAACTCTTGAAGCTGCAAGCACGCAAGAAGCTTGCTCAGTATTGGCTTAGACAATCGCTTTCCTGGTACGACCTCGCAATACGCCTGCTCAACATTGCCTCTCAAGAACTTTGCTATATAAGGATTGTGACAACCCTTGGTAAGAAATTAATTACTATAGTTTCTTACTGGAGTTTACTTCGTTGCCTTAATATAACAATATTGATATATTTATAAAGGAAGCTGTGCCTGAAACCCGTGTTGTTTTCTACCAGGAAGAGGAAGGGAAAGTTCCTGTCCTTGAATGGCTGACGCGACTTTTGAAAGAAGACCGCAAAGGTTATGCAAACTGTGTTGCTCGAATCAAACAACTGGCGGCATCAGGCTACGAACTCCGTCGCCCTGTGGCAGATTACTTAAGCGACGGAATATATGAGCTTCGAGCAAAG contains these protein-coding regions:
- a CDS encoding type II toxin-antitoxin system RelE/ParE family toxin, translating into MPETRVVFYQEEEGKVPVLEWLTRLLKEDRKGYANCVARIKQLAASGYELRRPVADYLSDGIYELRAKHIHVQYRILYFFHGQNVAILAHAITKEEAAVPPIDIERASARKLLFEKNPEAHTYVEEEDNGFDE